In Maridesulfovibrio frigidus DSM 17176, a genomic segment contains:
- a CDS encoding cysteine hydrolase family protein, with amino-acid sequence MTKEALIIIDIQNDYFTNGKMALDNSAAAGKNATKVLVNFREKKLPVIHIQHESLQPGATFFIPETSGMDIHSSVAPQEKEVVLAKHYPNSFRETGLNEILKDLDITNLTIIGMMSNMCVDATTRAAFDFGYTCTVVHDACAATSLEFNGVKVPSVSVHASFMAALGAVYAKMVATGDFIRS; translated from the coding sequence TATTTTACAAACGGAAAAATGGCCCTCGATAACAGCGCAGCGGCCGGAAAAAATGCAACAAAAGTGCTAGTAAATTTTAGAGAAAAAAAACTTCCAGTTATCCATATTCAACATGAATCATTACAGCCGGGAGCAACTTTTTTTATTCCTGAAACATCCGGCATGGACATTCATTCCTCCGTTGCACCACAGGAAAAAGAAGTCGTGCTTGCAAAGCACTACCCAAACAGCTTTCGTGAAACAGGACTAAATGAAATTCTGAAAGATCTCGACATCACAAATCTAACAATCATCGGCATGATGAGTAATATGTGCGTTGATGCGACCACGCGAGCGGCCTTCGATTTCGGATATACCTGTACCGTGGTTCATGATGCGTGTGCTGCAACTTCCCTCGAATTTAACGGCGTAAAAGTGCCATCAGTTAGCGTTCATGCGTCATTCATGGCTGCTCTTGGTGCTGTATATGCGAAAATGGTTGCAACAGGTGATTTTATTCGTAGCTAA
- a CDS encoding DMT family transporter produces the protein MKIIMIGVLAALFFSTTFVLNRAMSLDGGHWVWSASLRYFWMFGILSVGLFAVRRELFIESLKLYVRHWFFWTAAGGIGFGLFYALISFSASYAPGWVVAATWQTTILATPIVLLGFGKKIPLRAMLLTLIIFAGVLLINLERAGTASFGDILLGAIPVLIAAFAYPFGNQLVWEARQGGTKIIPHLDSPAMDDPFCRVLLLTLGSLPLWIIIIAVFSPPPPAMDQVLNTALVAVFSGIVATSLFLYIRHKARSAAELAAADCTQSMEVVFSLLGEVALLGGILPGLLGWAGIALTMLGLVLYIRVQNVR, from the coding sequence ATGAAAATAATAATGATAGGTGTCCTAGCCGCGCTGTTTTTCAGTACGACTTTTGTTCTTAATAGAGCAATGAGCCTTGATGGTGGACACTGGGTTTGGTCTGCAAGCTTACGCTATTTTTGGATGTTCGGGATTTTGTCCGTGGGACTTTTTGCTGTCCGGCGTGAACTTTTTATTGAGTCTCTAAAACTATATGTGCGCCACTGGTTTTTCTGGACTGCGGCTGGCGGAATCGGATTCGGATTATTTTACGCGTTAATTTCATTCAGTGCTTCCTATGCGCCCGGCTGGGTTGTTGCTGCCACTTGGCAGACCACTATTCTCGCCACTCCCATAGTATTGCTTGGCTTTGGTAAAAAGATTCCTCTCCGGGCTATGCTTTTGACCTTAATAATTTTTGCGGGAGTTTTGCTGATCAATCTTGAGCGCGCTGGAACGGCTTCATTCGGTGATATTCTACTTGGCGCGATTCCTGTTCTCATTGCCGCGTTCGCGTACCCTTTCGGCAATCAGCTTGTTTGGGAGGCTCGGCAGGGTGGGACAAAGATTATTCCGCACCTAGACAGTCCTGCCATGGACGACCCTTTTTGCCGCGTGTTGCTTTTAACACTGGGGTCACTGCCCTTGTGGATAATCATAATCGCGGTTTTCTCGCCGCCGCCTCCTGCGATGGATCAGGTGCTCAATACCGCTCTGGTCGCGGTTTTTTCCGGTATAGTGGCAACAAGTCTTTTCCTTTATATCCGTCACAAAGCGCGTTCTGCCGCGGAGCTTGCCGCAGCAGATTGCACTCAGTCCATGGAAGTTGTTTTTTCGCTGCTTGGCGAAGTTGCGCTACTTGGTGGCATATTGCCCGGCTTACTCGGGTGGGCGGGGATAGCTTTAACTATGCTGGGGCTAGTGCTTTATATCAGAGTGCAAAACGTCCGCTAA
- a CDS encoding glycosyltransferase family 2 protein, giving the protein MALLSIVVPNYNYGRFADRFFGSIVAQKMDLNEVEIIFVDDGSDDDSLQFAHKWADKIQCKRFEILTPARCGKPGPVRNYGLERAEGRYLICLDPDDYLEPEFLSSCIETLEQNPELDLVYTDYKENSQDSSRIVNLPKFSPAHLRSQNTIAPSALYRSKLWDGGVRYRDNTLYEDWDFWVQCLVAGAKFQLIPQVLYNYEVHGANFSLQAVKSDGAAKAQIVLNNPTFFNSIVYEWAGAHLRGRLHASAFQRGCIPRPIDIKALLLKMDSGEI; this is encoded by the coding sequence ATGGCGTTACTTTCGATTGTTGTTCCCAACTATAATTATGGACGCTTTGCAGACAGATTTTTCGGCTCAATTGTTGCCCAAAAGATGGATCTGAATGAAGTTGAAATTATTTTTGTAGATGACGGTAGTGATGACGATTCCCTCCAGTTTGCTCATAAATGGGCGGACAAAATCCAGTGTAAACGGTTTGAAATATTAACGCCTGCTCGCTGCGGAAAGCCGGGTCCTGTCCGCAATTATGGGTTGGAGAGGGCTGAGGGCAGATATTTAATTTGCCTTGACCCCGATGACTATTTAGAGCCTGAATTTCTGTCGTCTTGCATCGAAACTCTTGAACAGAATCCAGAACTCGACCTCGTTTACACAGACTACAAGGAAAACAGTCAAGATAGCTCGCGCATAGTCAATCTTCCAAAATTCAGCCCCGCTCATTTGCGAAGTCAGAATACCATAGCTCCTTCAGCTCTTTATCGGAGTAAACTTTGGGATGGCGGGGTCAGATATCGCGACAACACATTGTATGAAGACTGGGATTTCTGGGTGCAATGCCTTGTAGCAGGTGCAAAATTTCAATTAATCCCGCAAGTCTTGTACAATTACGAAGTACATGGAGCTAATTTTTCGCTGCAAGCCGTTAAAAGTGATGGAGCAGCTAAAGCACAAATTGTGCTTAACAACCCGACCTTTTTCAACTCCATTGTTTACGAATGGGCGGGTGCTCATTTGAGAGGTCGGCTTCATGCCTCAGCCTTTCAGAGGGGTTGTATACCGCGGCCTATTGATATAAAAGCACTCTTGTTGAAAATGGATAGCGGAGAAATTTGA
- the msrB gene encoding peptide-methionine (R)-S-oxide reductase MsrB, whose protein sequence is MNNESILSVATVAGGCFWCVESDLEKVAGVDRVVSGYIGGNVDNPTYEQVSSGTTGHLEAVQIYFDPQQISYAQVLDVFLKHHDPTDADGSFNDRGIQYTSAIFYHDEKQKEIAGNALVELDGSKRFDKPVATKLIPFTKFFEAEDYHQDYYKKNPVRYNWYRFSSGRDSFIKEHWGDEANSVVSSSAVSTYSRLSDAELEKTLTPLQFNVVRKDGTEPAFSNEYWDNHVEGIYVDVVSGEPLFSSADKFESGTGWPSFTRPLEKKNVVGIEDNTLFMKRTEVRSFDADSHLGHVFSDGPAPTGLRYCINSASLRFISKDKLEEQGYGKYLQLFK, encoded by the coding sequence ATGAATAATGAATCAATCCTTTCTGTTGCTACTGTTGCAGGAGGATGTTTTTGGTGTGTTGAATCTGATCTTGAAAAGGTGGCTGGTGTAGACAGGGTTGTATCCGGTTATATAGGTGGGAATGTAGATAATCCTACTTATGAACAGGTAAGCTCAGGAACAACAGGGCATCTTGAAGCTGTTCAGATTTATTTTGATCCGCAGCAGATTAGTTATGCTCAAGTTCTTGATGTGTTTTTAAAGCATCATGACCCTACCGATGCTGATGGCTCATTTAATGATCGTGGAATTCAGTATACTTCTGCTATTTTTTACCATGATGAAAAGCAGAAGGAGATTGCTGGTAATGCGCTTGTGGAACTTGATGGTTCTAAGCGTTTTGATAAGCCTGTTGCTACCAAGCTGATTCCGTTTACAAAGTTTTTTGAGGCAGAAGATTATCATCAGGATTACTACAAGAAGAATCCTGTCCGGTACAACTGGTACAGATTCAGTTCCGGGCGTGATTCTTTTATCAAGGAACATTGGGGAGATGAAGCTAATAGTGTTGTATCATCTAGCGCAGTGTCTACATATTCCAGACTTAGTGATGCTGAGCTTGAAAAGACACTGACTCCATTACAGTTCAATGTCGTCCGTAAGGATGGAACAGAACCAGCATTTTCAAACGAATACTGGGATAACCACGTAGAAGGGATATATGTGGATGTTGTCTCAGGAGAGCCTTTATTTAGCTCGGCAGATAAGTTTGAGTCAGGAACTGGCTGGCCTAGCTTTACCCGTCCACTTGAGAAGAAGAATGTAGTGGGAATTGAGGATAATACTTTATTCATGAAGCGGACAGAGGTTCGTTCTTTTGATGCAGATTCTCACCTGGGGCACGTGTTCTCAGATGGTCCGGCTCCAACTGGATTGCGCTACTGTATAAATTCAGCCTCGTTAAGGTTTATTTCTAAGGATAAGTTAGAAGAACAGGGCTATGGAAAGTATTTACAATTATTTAAGTGA
- a CDS encoding sensor domain-containing diguanylate cyclase translates to MIKLRMRNIDRNVILVVFASVMAAALLVSLFLAVYLNASYAKAQFYSSQISNAAVRCQAHQDAFVHTKEIEDVAGFLHSYDDLVHNLELLAGESDVLSESEIMLTQLKVRDYRDLFIAYKEKQMVIGLAEGFGEQGVLLRIALSMENKLENAGEYRLLSMVAACRRSENEFVQNKKLTSVEDFKNKYVALVDAVKESGLSPQLKGEVLAELNHYQENFYILVKHMKEVGLRFGEGVSGELQKALLEINKQVSFIQATVLTRLGKTTRTIYWVLCISSALILMVLFLGVRLIRYNLRLVSEVHKRKVVEGELAEVNTNLERTVQNRTQKIASQIKDQERINKEILTLNEFSDYLQRCNSTAEALHIIRDYAKRLFPRDVGALYLFDDDGTLLNKKASWGDREDIFKDSFAPDECWGLRMDKFHYVSRDAQGLNCDHFSKELSTCYICVPMHNQEQLIGLMLLVCDQKACLSDETKKICTGKERQRLVVTISEHFSLALSNIQLRENLREQSVRDPLTGLHNRRYMLESINREVSRASRRSESLAAVMIDIDFFKRFNDTYGHEAGDEVLKRVAEILLSQVRDEDILCRMGGEEFLVVMTSISRDVVIKRAEALRESFESIDIHFGSSRKESLTVSVGISFYPDNSRDINTVIDLADKALYSAKNTGRNKVVVFSEYMLGG, encoded by the coding sequence ATGATTAAACTGCGTATGAGAAATATTGATAGAAATGTCATTCTGGTTGTGTTCGCCTCTGTCATGGCGGCTGCGCTACTGGTTTCTCTTTTTTTAGCAGTTTATCTAAATGCCTCTTATGCAAAAGCACAGTTTTACAGCTCCCAGATAAGTAATGCTGCCGTTAGATGTCAGGCTCACCAAGATGCTTTTGTACATACAAAAGAGATTGAGGACGTTGCTGGGTTCTTACATAGTTACGATGATCTTGTTCACAACTTAGAACTATTGGCCGGTGAGAGTGATGTTCTTTCCGAGTCCGAAATCATGCTAACTCAGCTCAAAGTGCGGGATTATCGGGATCTGTTTATAGCTTACAAAGAAAAGCAGATGGTTATTGGTTTGGCAGAAGGATTTGGAGAACAGGGCGTCTTGCTTAGGATCGCTCTCTCTATGGAAAATAAACTCGAAAATGCCGGGGAATACCGCTTACTTTCTATGGTCGCGGCTTGTCGTCGAAGTGAAAATGAATTTGTCCAGAATAAGAAACTTACATCCGTCGAGGATTTCAAAAATAAATATGTAGCACTGGTTGATGCTGTGAAAGAAAGCGGGCTGAGTCCTCAGCTTAAGGGTGAAGTTTTAGCTGAGTTGAATCACTATCAGGAAAATTTTTATATTTTAGTTAAGCATATGAAAGAGGTGGGGCTTAGGTTTGGAGAGGGAGTCAGTGGGGAACTTCAGAAGGCCCTGCTGGAGATCAATAAACAGGTATCCTTCATCCAGGCTACAGTGCTGACCCGTCTAGGAAAAACAACCCGGACTATCTACTGGGTACTGTGCATTTCATCTGCACTTATTTTAATGGTTCTTTTTCTGGGTGTCAGGCTAATCAGGTATAACCTCCGCCTTGTGAGTGAAGTCCATAAGCGTAAAGTGGTGGAAGGAGAGCTTGCAGAAGTAAATACTAATCTTGAACGGACTGTGCAAAATAGAACTCAAAAAATAGCCAGCCAGATCAAGGATCAGGAACGAATTAATAAAGAAATTTTGACTCTGAATGAGTTTAGCGATTATTTGCAGAGGTGTAATTCCACCGCTGAAGCTCTCCATATTATACGAGACTATGCAAAACGTTTATTTCCTCGTGATGTAGGGGCCTTGTATCTGTTTGATGATGATGGAACTCTACTAAATAAGAAGGCTAGCTGGGGCGATAGAGAAGATATCTTTAAAGATAGTTTTGCTCCTGATGAGTGTTGGGGATTACGCATGGACAAATTCCATTACGTCTCCCGTGATGCTCAGGGACTTAATTGTGATCATTTTTCTAAAGAGTTAAGTACCTGTTATATATGTGTTCCGATGCATAATCAGGAACAGTTGATCGGGCTGATGCTTCTCGTTTGCGACCAGAAGGCATGTCTTTCGGACGAGACAAAAAAAATATGTACCGGGAAAGAGCGTCAGCGTTTGGTTGTTACTATTTCCGAGCATTTTTCTCTGGCTTTGTCTAATATTCAGTTGCGTGAAAATCTGCGAGAACAGTCTGTGCGAGATCCTCTTACCGGGCTTCATAATAGGCGGTATATGCTCGAAAGCATTAATAGAGAAGTCTCCCGGGCCTCCCGCCGTAGTGAGTCTCTGGCCGCCGTTATGATCGATATAGATTTCTTTAAGAGATTTAATGATACCTACGGGCATGAGGCTGGTGACGAGGTCTTAAAACGTGTCGCTGAAATTTTGCTTAGTCAGGTTCGCGACGAGGATATTCTCTGCCGTATGGGCGGAGAGGAATTTTTAGTGGTTATGACAAGTATTAGCCGTGATGTCGTAATTAAACGGGCAGAAGCGTTGCGTGAATCTTTCGAAAGTATAGATATCCACTTTGGCTCCTCCCGCAAAGAATCGCTGACGGTCTCTGTTGGAATCTCTTTTTATCCAGACAATAGTAGAGATATTAATACTGTTATTGATCTTGCAGATAAGGCTCTTTATTCGGCCAAAAATACTGGTCGCAATAAGGTTGTTGTTTTCAGTGAATATATGCTCGGGGGCTAG
- a CDS encoding EVE domain-containing protein, with the protein MTKYWLMKSEPGCFSIDDLAESENQTTPWDGVRNYQARNFMRDQMEIGDRVLFYHSIKNPSVVGTAEVVKESYPDFTAWDPDDPHFDPKSSEENPRWFMVDIKLVEKFSNPVPLKFLRTVSGLEGMELLRKGSRLSVMPVAEDEFNIICRIGRE; encoded by the coding sequence TTGACGAAATATTGGTTGATGAAATCCGAGCCGGGTTGCTTTTCAATTGATGATTTAGCGGAATCTGAAAATCAGACCACTCCTTGGGATGGCGTACGCAATTATCAAGCCCGCAACTTTATGCGGGATCAGATGGAGATTGGTGACCGTGTTCTTTTTTACCACAGCATAAAGAATCCTTCTGTTGTTGGAACCGCTGAAGTTGTTAAAGAGAGTTATCCTGATTTTACAGCATGGGACCCTGATGACCCTCATTTTGATCCTAAATCTTCGGAAGAGAATCCTCGTTGGTTTATGGTAGATATTAAGCTTGTAGAAAAATTTTCAAATCCTGTACCCCTTAAATTTTTGAGGACAGTTAGCGGGCTTGAGGGTATGGAATTACTTCGAAAAGGATCCAGACTCTCAGTTATGCCTGTTGCGGAAGATGAATTTAATATTATTTGCAGGATTGGAAGAGAATAA